The genome window CTGCGGCGTGGCAAAGCGCATGTCGTTGGCATCGAGCGTGTAGGGTATGATCAACTGGTCGTTGCTATCGAACTCAACCCAATAGGGCAGGTCATCGGCATAGGCGTCGGCGACATAGGCGAACTGCCCGGTTTCGGCGGCGAGCCGGATTGTATTCTCGGATGAGCGCCCGCAATAGAAACCGCGCGGGGCAGCGCCCGTTACCTCAGCATGCAAGCGGATTGCCTCGGCAATGGCGGCGCGTTCCTCATCCTCTGGCATGTCTTTGTGTTCGATCCACTTCAGTCCGTGGGTCGCCATTTCCCAGCCTGCGTCGATCATCGCGGCGGTCTGCACCGGCGAACGGGCCAGTGCCGTGGCGACGCCGTAGACGGTGATCGGCAGGTCTTTTAACAGTCGATGCAAACGCCAGAACCCGGCGCGTGCACCGTATTCATAGATCGATTCCATATTGGCATGTCGCTGCCCCGGCCATTGCGCGGCGCCGACGATCTCTGACAAGAAGGCTTCGGATGCGGCATCGCCGTGCAGGATGTTATTTTCCCCGCCTTCTTCGTAGTTCAGCACCAATTGCACAGCGATTTTAGCGCCGCCGGGCCACTGTGCATCGGGGGGTGTGGGGCCGTAACCCTGCATGTCGCGGGGGTAGCGAGTCATGTTATTCTCCTTCTGTCGTTCTCTGTCTAAACCGGAAGGTCTTGCATTGCTTTCAATTAATTCCTGAAAGACTATCGTGAAAAGGGCACTTTCGTTCGGGCACGCGCCGGGCGATCAAGGGTTAAGCACGGAGGGTATGATGGCAGGCTATCTAACAACACATGTTTTGGACACGGCACGTGGCTGTCCCGCGGCGGGGCTGAAGATCGAGTTGTTCCGTTTGGAGGGCGAAGCCCGGACCCATCTGCGGAGCGTGACCACCAATGCGGACGGCCGCACCGATGAGCAGATTTTGCCCGCTGAGGACTTCAAGATCGGCACCTATGAGCTGCTATTTCACTGTGGCGACTACCTTGACGCGAATGGCACGCCGGCTGAAGAACCGCGTTTTCTGGATGTGGTGCCGCTGCGTTTTGGCATGTCGGATGCCGCGCATTACCATGTCCCGCTGCTGCTTTCGCCCTTTGGCTACTCGACCTATCGCGGCAGCTAAGCCTCTCCCGCCTTCAGCGCGTTTTCCATACGGGCGATCATGAATTCCATGAACAGCCGGGTTTTCGGATCTTGGTGGCGGCGGTGAGTATATAGACAGGCCATCTGCACGGGCAGGGGCGGCGTGTCTTCGACCACCCGCACCAGTGCGCCACTGCGCAGGTGATCGGCGATCTCAAACAGTGGTTTCATCGCGATGCCTGCGCCTGCCAGTGCCCAATCGGTAAGCACATCGCCGTCGTCGCTTTCAAACCGGCCCCGTACGTCATATTTTACTGCGCCTTCCGGGC of Sulfitobacter sp. DSM 110093 contains these proteins:
- the uraH gene encoding hydroxyisourate hydrolase; this translates as MAGYLTTHVLDTARGCPAAGLKIELFRLEGEARTHLRSVTTNADGRTDEQILPAEDFKIGTYELLFHCGDYLDANGTPAEEPRFLDVVPLRFGMSDAAHYHVPLLLSPFGYSTYRGS